A single region of the Sorghum bicolor cultivar BTx623 chromosome 9, Sorghum_bicolor_NCBIv3, whole genome shotgun sequence genome encodes:
- the LOC8074597 gene encoding protein N-lysine methyltransferase METTL21A, which produces MRFTASPVVELPVGGAVLTFEQDNDSFEVGTSVWPSSLVLVKFVERCLRDPALPFADVLRFPGTRAVELGAGCGPAGLGLSRLGLTDLVLTDIAAVLPALRRNLRRNRVHLPRAPRLAQLHWNCPAHLATLATPRRFDLVVAADVVYVQESVPHLIAAMDALADADRGVVLLGYQIRSPEAHQAFWDSVPAAFPVIEKVAREHLDPEYAYEESDVYILRRSPRQ; this is translated from the coding sequence ATGCGGTTCACTGCGTCTCCGGTGGTGGAGCTTCCGGTGGGCGGCGCGGTGCTGACGTTCGAGCAGGACAACGACTCATTCGAGGTGGGCACCTCTGTGTGGCCCTCGTCCCTGGTCCTCGTCAAGTTCGTCGAGCGCTGCCTCCGCGACCCGGCCCTCCCGTTCGCCGACGTGCTCCGCTTCCCCGGAACCCGGGCCGTGGAGCTCGGCGCCGGGTGCGGCCCGGCAGGGCTCGGCCTCTCCCGCCTCGGCCTCACCGACCTCGTCCTCACCGACATCGCCGCCGTGCTCCCGGCGCTCCGTCGCAACCTGCGCCGCAACCGAGTCCACCTCCCCCGCGCGCCTCGCCTCGCCCAGCTCCACTGGAACTGCCCCGCGCATCTCGCCACGCTAGCCACCCCGCGCCGCTTCGACCTCGTCGTCGCCGCAGACGTGGTCTACGTCCAGGAGTCCGTGCCGCACCTCATTGCGGCCATGGATGCGCTCGCCGACGCTGATCGCGGCGTGGTGCTGCTCGGCTACCAGATCCGGTCGCCCGAGGCGCACCAGGCGTTCTGGGACTCTGTTCCGGCTGCCTTCCCGGTGATCGAGAAGGTGGCACGGGAGCACCTCGACCCTGAGTACGCCTACGAGGAATCCGATGTATACATACTTCGAAGGAGCCCGCGTCAGTGA